In Notolabrus celidotus isolate fNotCel1 chromosome 10, fNotCel1.pri, whole genome shotgun sequence, one DNA window encodes the following:
- the scrn3 gene encoding secernin-3: protein MKPSSCDTFVALPPSTEGQRIIFGKNSDRPCDEVQEVVYFPATDYEAGAKVECTYIEIEQATHTYAVVLSKPAWLWGAEMGANEHQVCIGNEAVWGRESANDDEALLGMDLVRLGLERGDTAEKAVDMITELLEKYGQGGSCMEDESGFTYHNSFLISDRKEAWLLETSGKYWAAERVEAGHRNISNEYDITTKIDKEHPEMREYAKNKGWWDGKTPFNFSRVYAFASTGRIEASGGRYCEGKKMLAKSNGHITAETMMDILRDKESDINMEGMFTTTGSMVSVIPTDPALPGVHYFTATPDPERSIFKPFIFVNNIDELKETTSPSYGSDDPVKKKPRFQSKPNRKHELFVKHELVAAIIDSYKDKGKKITDSMRKVEREKMTQMEEILSHGVKETDSLVHLFPGSVKEELAVYSKH from the exons ATGAAGCCATCCTCCTGTGACACCTTTGTGGCGCTGCCCCCTTCTACTGAGGGTCAACGCATCATCTTTGGGAAAAACTCAGACAGGCCTTGTGATGAAGTCCAGGAGGTGGTGTATTTTCCTGCCACAGACTATGAGGCTGGGGCGAAGGTGGAG TGTACATACATAGAGATTGAACAGGCCACCCACACATATGCAGTTGTGTTGAGCAAACCAGCATGGCTGTGGGGTGCAGAAATGGGTGCAAATGAACATCAAGTGTGCATTGGAAATGAAGCAGTGTGGGGCAGAGAGAGTGCCAATGATGATGAAGCTCTTCTAGGCATGGATTTGGTCAG ACTTGGACTTGAGAGAGGTGATACTGCTGAGAAAGCTGTAGATATGATTACCGAGCTGCTGGAGAAATATGGCCAAGGAGGATCCTGCATGGAGGATGAGTCAGGCTTCACCTACCATAACAGCTTCCTCATTTCAGACAGGAAGGAGGCATGGCTGCTGGAAACATCAGGGAAGTACTGGGCAGCAGAGAGAGTGGAAG CTGGACATCGTAACATCTCAAACGAGTACGATATAACGACCAAGATCGACAAGGAACATCCAGAAATGAGGGAATATGCGAAAAACAAAGGCTGGTGGGATGGAAAGACTCCGTTCAACTTCTCCAGAGTGTACGCCTTTGCATCGACCGGCCGAATAGAAGCGTCTGGGGGACGATATTGTGAAGGGAAGAAGATGCTTGCAAAGAGCAATG GTCATATCACTGCTGAGACAATGATGGATATCCTGAGGGATAAAGAAAGTGACATTAACATGGAGGGAATGTTCACGACAACAGGGAGTATGGTGTCAGTGATACCTACTGATCCTGCTCTACCTGGTGTTCACTATTTCACAGCAACCCCAGACCCTGAGAG GTCCATTTTCAAACCTTTCATCTTTGTGAATAACATTGATGAGCTGAAGGAGACCACTTCTCCCAGTTATGGGTCAGATGACCCAGTAAAGAAGAAACCTCGCTTCCAGAGCAAACCAAACCGCAAACATGAGTTATTTGTCAAACATGAACTGGTGGCTGCCATCATTGACTCCTACAAG GACAAAGGAAAGAAGATAACAGACAGTATGAGGAaggtagagagagaaaaaatgacaCAAATGGAGGAAATCCTTTCACATGGTGTCAAGGAAACGGACTCTCTGGTGCATCTGTTCCCAGGATCTGTGAAGGAGGAGTTGGCTGTGTACAGCAAACATTAG